One genomic region from Phragmites australis chromosome 1, lpPhrAust1.1, whole genome shotgun sequence encodes:
- the LOC133927994 gene encoding transcription factor ICE1-like produces the protein MNDSAAAKMDEIAEGGAGGADWAYLGSDAMAGGSFPAFPFHRDILSTPASASMLLSMDPAAFFDLHAAFPSSSAAAPALPAFHDFTSSNPFDDDSQFLGAPPPPPQGEKGEFLVPPAPAFSGMGWDDDEEEIEHSVDASSMAVSASLENAAGAAAGGGGGSGGGGNGRAKKKKGMPAKNLMAERRRRKKLNDRLYMLRSVVPKISKMDRASILGDAIEYMKALLQRINDLHNEIESAPKSSLVGPTSASFHPSTPTLQTFTGHVKEELLPASFLSLNGQQATVEVRMREGHGVNIHMFCPHRPGIVLSTMTALDGLGLNIEQAVISCFTGFALDVFRAQQCGDGPGLAPEEIKAVLMHCAGLQNAM, from the exons ATGAACgactcggcggcggcgaagaTGGACGAGATCGCGGAAGGGGGAGCCGGCGGGGCAGACTGGGCGTACCTTGGATCGGACGCGATGGCCGGGGGCTCCTTCCCGGCGTTCCCTTTCCACAGGGACATCCTCTCCACGCCGGCATCCGCTTCGATGCTCCTCTCCATGGACCCCGCCGCGTTCTTCGACCTCCACGCagccttcccctcctcctccgccgccgcgccagcGCTGCCCGCCTTCCACGACTTCACCTCCTCCAACCCCTTCGACGACGACTCGCAGTTCCTCGgggctcccccgccgccgccgcagggcGAGAAAGGTGAGTTCTTGGTGCCGCCGGCCCCGGCGTTCTCCGGGATGGGGtgggacgacgacgaggaggagatcgAGCACAGTGTGGACGCGTCCTCCATGGCCGTCTCGGCCTCGCTGGAGAATGCCGCGGGAGCGGCGGCAGGGGGAGGtggcgggagcggcggcggcggcaacgggagggccaagaagaagaaggggatgCCGGCCAAGAACCTCATggcggagcgccgccgccggaagaAGCTCAATGACCGCCTCTACATGCTGCGCTCGGTGGTGCCCAAGATCAGCAAG ATGGATAGGGCCTCTATCCTTGGTGATGCAATTGAATACATGAAGGCACTCCTACAAAGGATCAACGATCTTCACAATGAAATTGAATCTGCTCCTAAGTCTTCGCTTGTTGGACCAACATCAGCTAGCTTCCATCCGTCAACGCCCACATTGCAAACATTTACTGGCCACGTCAAGGAGGAACTTCTCCCAGCCTCATTCCTTAGCCTTAATGGACAACAAGCCACG GTTGAAGTCAGGATGAGAGAAGGGCATGGAGTCAATATCCACATGTTCTGCCCACATAGGCCAGGCATCGTGCTGTCCACGATGACGGCCCTTGACGGCCTTGGCCTCAACATCGAGCAGGCGGTCATCAGCTGTTTCACCGGGTTTGCACTGGACGTTTTCCGAGCTCAG CAATGTGGGGATGGTCCTGGACTCGCGCCTGAAGAAATTAAGGCCGTGCTGATGCACTGTGCTGGTCTTCAGAATGCAATGTAG